The genomic interval CCTTTTCTGCAACAGGCCTACCCTCATATGCCGGGTCTGGGTGCAGTTCTAATCACACTAATTTTCACCTATTTTTTGTCCAGTTTGAGCCAGGCTCAGGAGACGTTTCTCCGCAGAAATCTGGTCTTTTCCCGATTGGCGGCCACGGATGTCGCTGCGTCAGTTGTGATGACCCTTGTGGCCCCCTTTCTGGCCTGGCGAGGCTGGGGAGTGTGGGCTCTGGTGGCCGAACAACTGAGCGGCATTGGTGTCCGCTTCCTGCTGACCTGGGGGCCTTTCCGGCAGTGGAGGCCAGGCCTGGGATGGAACTTTCAGGCCGCCCGCTGGTTCTGGGAGTATGGCAAGCCCACCTGGGCGGCCTCTAATCTGAATTACCTGCTGGATCGTTTTGCGGATTTCTGGATCGGCACGGCCCTGGGGAAGGTGCCGCTGGGGCTGTACTCCAAGGCCTATGAGTTCGCCCATTACCCCCGTCGGGTCCTGGCCAACCCTCTGGTGACCGTCTTTATGCCGATCTTCGCTCGCCTGCAGGACGATCGGCTGCGGCTTTCCCAGGCCTTTTTCCGCTCGGCTTACATTATCTTGCGCAGTAGTTTCCTGGTAGCCGGAGCCTTCGGATTAGTGATGCCGGAGTTTATTCTTTATGTGATTGGCGATCAGTGGATGCCCATGCTCTTGACCTTTCGGCTGATGTTGATTTACATAGCGCTGGATTCCTTTGTGATGTTGGGAGTCAATATGCTGCTGGCCGTCGGGCGGCCCAGGGAGGTGCGGAACATGGGCATCGTTCAAGGGCTGTTTTTCATTCCTGCCGTTGTTCTGGGCGCCCAGGTGTGGGGCATCCACGGCGTCGCCTTGGCAGCCGACGGGATGTTGCTGGTAGGAACTATCTGGCTCTACCGCCTGCTCCGACAGGTTGTGGATTTTTCCTTTACCCGTTTAATAGGCTGGCCCGCAGGCGCTCTGGCCATAGCCTGGGGTGGGGGTCTCTTGGCGGAGATGTTAGCAAAGGGAGGGGTGCTGGAAGCCCTGGCCCTGAAACTGGGAATTTTCAGCCTCCTTTTCGGCGGCTTTCTTCTAATAGTAGAAAGAAGAGATTTGATCGCTGGCCTTCAGGAATTGCGGGGAGCGCTATGGG from Anaerolineae bacterium carries:
- a CDS encoding oligosaccharide flippase family protein; protein product: MTNLTGRAFRGSTYAVGASLITLTLGFLRSVLLARWLLPEYFGIVALALFYIGLAAQLRGLGLDMALIHRQDVDEAFLRTYFSLRLGLDLLAFGGLLALTPFLQQAYPHMPGLGAVLITLIFTYFLSSLSQAQETFLRRNLVFSRLAATDVAASVVMTLVAPFLAWRGWGVWALVAEQLSGIGVRFLLTWGPFRQWRPGLGWNFQAARWFWEYGKPTWAASNLNYLLDRFADFWIGTALGKVPLGLYSKAYEFAHYPRRVLANPLVTVFMPIFARLQDDRLRLSQAFFRSAYIILRSSFLVAGAFGLVMPEFILYVIGDQWMPMLLTFRLMLIYIALDSFVMLGVNMLLAVGRPREVRNMGIVQGLFFIPAVVLGAQVWGIHGVALAADGMLLVGTIWLYRLLRQVVDFSFTRLIGWPAGALAIAWGGGLLAEMLAKGGVLEALALKLGIFSLLFGGFLLIVERRDLIAGLQELRGALWARQPEML